The segment ctctcctactcctctcttcccttctactCCTCCATCTCTTATCCTCTCcgcttcctctccatctcctcttctctcctcccccctctcttctctcctcctctcctctctcctctcctctcctctcctctcctctatcctctcctctcctctcctctcatcctcctcccccaGACTCCACGAGGTGTTGATGGACCTTCAGCACCAGCAGTTGAAGCAGCTCACTGATTGGTTGGAGCTGACAGAGGGGCGGATCAAGCGGATGGGGGCTCAGCCTATGGGGCCAGACCTGGAGGATGTTAAACACCAAGTAGAGGAACACAAAGTAGGTCAACTACTATCTAGCTACCTGCAGGGCTGGGGTCCTttcagggtcatgttcattacaGCACATCCTAGTGAAATAATCATGAACATTTACATTTTGATCACTTCAGATTGTATCTTTCCATTTCCTTCCATTTTGGGCCATTTCCTGCCATTTTGTCCCTACTAGACTCAACCCAATTATCATGCCTATTGTAGCTGTTGCAGGAGGACCTAGAGTTGGAGCAGGTGCGTGTCAACTCTCTGacacacatggtggtggtggtggatgagAACAGTGGAGACAGCGCCACCGCTGCCCTGGAGGAGAAACTACAGGTgagacaggcaggacacacacgcacgcacacacacactgtctaatACACTGTCTAATACACTGTCAAATACACTATCTAGTACACTGTCAAATACACTATCTAGTACACTGTCAAATACACTGTCTAGTACACTCTCTAGTACACTGTCAattacactgtctagtacacTCTCTAGTACACTGTCAAATACACTGTCCAGTACACTCTCTAGTACACTGTCAAATACACTGTCTAGTGCACTCTCTAGTACACTGTCAAATACACTGTCTAGTACAATGTCAAATACACTGTCCAGTACAATGTCTAATACACTGTCCAGTACAATGTCTAATACACTGTCTAGTACACTGTCTAATACACTGTCTAGTACAATGTCTAATACACTGTCTAGTACACTGTCTAGTACAATGTCTAATACACTATCTAGTGCACTCCCTAGTACACTGTCAAATACACTGTCCAGTACACTCTCTAGTACACTGTCAAATACACTGTCTAGTACACTGTCCAGTACACTCCCTAGTACACTGTCAAATACACTGTCCAGTACACTCCCTAGTACACTGTCAAATACACTGTCCAGTACACTCCCTAGTACACTGTCAAATACACTGTCCAGTACACTCCCTAGTACACTGTCAAATACACTGTCCAGTACACTCCCTAGTACACTGTCAAATACACTGTCTAGTACACTGTCCAGTACACTCCATAGTACACTGTCAAATACACTGTCCAGTACACTCCCTAGTACACTGTCAAATACACTGTCCAGTACACTCCCTAGTACACTGTCAAATACACTGTCCAGTGCACTCTCTAGTACAATGTCTAGTACAATGTCTAATACACTGTCTAGTACAATGTCTAATACACTGTCTAGTACAATGTCTAATACACTGTCTAGTACAATGTCTAATACACTGTCTAGTACAATGTCTAATACACTGTCTAGTACAATGTCTAATACACTGTCTAGTACAATGTCTAATACACTGTCTAGTACAATGtctattacactgtctagtacacTGTCTAGTACACTGTCTAGTACACTGTCTAGTACACTGTCGGCTGATGTTCTCCCTTagtggaagagagaagagaaacccATTCGGGTAGAACGTAGTATTTGTGTGTAAATAGATTGGATGGTAAATAATGAGTGTTCTCTGGTGATTAACCATGTCTAGCAGTTATCGGTCCAGGAACTCAGGATTCTGCTCTGTCtattggatgagagagagagagagagagtgggggagagagaagggggagagagagagagagagagagagagaaggggagagagagagagtgggggggagagagagagagaagggggagagagagagtgggggaggcaGGTGGagcttaagagagagagagagagtggggggagagagaaggggaggagagagagagagagagagagagagagagagtggggggggagagagagagagagagagagagtgggggaggcaggtggagcggaggagagagagagtgggggaggaagagaaaaagGGAAATTGCTTTGTTAGTTAGTTTATTCGTCTCTTGTATGTGGTTGTTAGGAGATAATGGGAGAAGATGCCGTAGTCTTGTGAGTATGAATCATAATAGAGATACAGTCTAATGCAgattgttttttgttgtttaGTGTTTAGAAAGATGGAGTGATACGATATGGTATAAAACATCCAAACCTGTTTTAACTGCTGCTATAAGAAACAGAAGACAAATATACATTCTGAAAGGCTTTACATGTCTTCTATTGACAAGACAGACTCAATAACCAGTTGCCATAGTGACCTGTCATTGTCTTCTTTATCACGCGTCTCCGGGTCTCTGTTTTAGGGTCGTTTTGGGCACCTGGGCTCTTTGCTTATTACTTTCTGTTACAATGACAGTAAAAATCCCCCCAGGAATGAAAGTGAGGGGGATTTGGTTTTAATAGCATGTACCTGACGGAGCTCTTCCTGCATGGTGACTGTTAACACACAGAGCCCTGTGATGGTGTTTACTGCAGGCTGGGATGAGAGGACTTTCTTTTCccagatggaggtagatactggtcATCA is part of the Oncorhynchus nerka isolate Pitt River unplaced genomic scaffold, Oner_Uvic_2.0 unplaced_scaffold_3273, whole genome shotgun sequence genome and harbors:
- the LOC135566833 gene encoding uncharacterized protein LOC135566833; its protein translation is SSTLSITLSSTLSSTLSNTLTLSNTLSSALSSTMSSTMSNTLSSTMSNTLSSTMSNTLSSTMSNTLSIIGPGTQDSALSIG